Proteins co-encoded in one Natronorubrum daqingense genomic window:
- a CDS encoding tRNA sulfurtransferase, with translation MHPPGADTVLIRHGDVNTKSNTVKRYMEEILVENLEALLAERSIPGEVERRWNRPLIHTTEDAVEEATAAAADTFGVVSASPVATVSTEKESIIEILEETAREHYTGGAFAVDARRSDKTLPYESEDLARAGGTAIWEAVEDEFEPEVNLDDPDITFGVEVREDFAFVYLEKVPGPGGLPLGAQEPVVALVSGGIDSPVAAYEFMKRGSPVIPTYVDLGDYGGIDHEARAMETVRLLSDYAPNFDMQVYKIPGGETVDVLVNEMEQGRMLSLRRFFYRAAETLAERVDANGIVTGEAAGQKSSQTVRNLGVTSRASRLPIHRPLLTLDKQEIVAKAREIGTYSDSTIDAGCNRVAPDRVETNARLEPLLAAEPDDLLERAKAAAREAELVEP, from the coding sequence ATGCACCCGCCGGGAGCCGATACCGTCCTCATCCGTCACGGGGACGTCAACACCAAGAGCAACACCGTCAAGCGGTACATGGAGGAGATCCTCGTCGAGAACCTCGAGGCGCTCCTCGCCGAGCGCTCGATCCCCGGCGAGGTCGAACGCCGGTGGAACCGCCCGCTGATCCACACGACCGAAGACGCCGTGGAAGAGGCGACTGCGGCCGCGGCCGACACCTTCGGCGTCGTCTCGGCGAGCCCGGTGGCAACCGTCAGCACCGAAAAGGAATCAATTATCGAGATTCTCGAGGAAACGGCGCGCGAGCACTACACCGGCGGCGCGTTCGCGGTCGACGCCCGCCGCTCGGACAAGACGCTGCCCTACGAGAGCGAGGATCTCGCTCGAGCGGGCGGCACGGCCATCTGGGAGGCCGTCGAAGACGAGTTCGAACCCGAGGTGAACCTCGACGACCCCGACATCACGTTCGGGGTCGAGGTCCGCGAGGACTTCGCGTTCGTCTACCTCGAGAAAGTGCCCGGCCCGGGCGGGCTTCCACTCGGCGCACAAGAACCCGTCGTCGCGCTAGTCAGCGGCGGCATCGACTCGCCGGTCGCCGCCTACGAGTTCATGAAACGCGGTAGCCCGGTCATTCCGACCTACGTCGACCTCGGAGACTACGGCGGCATCGACCACGAGGCTCGCGCGATGGAGACGGTTCGCCTGCTCTCGGACTACGCGCCGAACTTCGACATGCAAGTCTACAAGATCCCCGGCGGCGAGACGGTCGACGTGCTCGTCAACGAGATGGAGCAGGGTCGAATGCTCTCGCTCCGACGATTCTTCTACCGTGCCGCAGAGACGCTCGCCGAACGCGTCGACGCGAACGGCATCGTTACCGGCGAAGCGGCCGGACAGAAATCCAGTCAGACCGTCCGTAACCTGGGCGTCACCAGTCGGGCGAGCAGGCTGCCGATTCACCGCCCGCTCCTCACGCTCGACAAACAAGAAATCGTCGCGAAGGCCCGAGAAATCGGCACCTACTCCGACTCCACGATCGACGCCGGGTGCAACCGCGTGGCCCCCGACCGCGTCGAGACGAACGCCCGCCTCGAGCCACTGCTGGCGGCCGAGCCAGACGACTTACTCGAGCGTGCAAAAGCGGCTGCGCGAGAGGCCGAACTGGTCGAACCCTGA
- a CDS encoding WbqC family protein, translated as MTDLNRQSLDRDERPANRSTRPESSSAPTESESATHSTGSGRQRERTVAIHQPNYLPWLGYFHKIQTSDVFVFLDDVEYTSSSWINRNKIKTPDGWSWLTVPVAGSSGEISSVDIANDDWRDTHRKSLRQNYGKASAFEEWWPIFDDVYAQSWDSLCELNIHLVRTIADHLDLECTFVRSSELDVDASKTDRIVRLCEEVDADRYFSGTGARSYLEHDRFEDADISLEYQSVTHPRYEQRFDEFVPQLSIVDPLLNVGTAETAELLAQLDDP; from the coding sequence ATGACTGATCTGAACCGACAGTCTCTCGATCGAGACGAACGGCCAGCGAATCGCTCCACACGTCCGGAGTCATCGTCAGCGCCGACAGAATCCGAATCCGCGACGCACTCGACAGGCAGTGGTCGTCAACGTGAACGCACAGTCGCGATTCACCAGCCAAACTACCTGCCGTGGCTCGGCTACTTCCACAAGATCCAGACGAGCGACGTGTTCGTCTTCCTCGACGACGTAGAATACACGTCCAGTTCCTGGATCAACCGGAACAAGATCAAGACGCCGGACGGCTGGTCGTGGCTCACCGTCCCCGTCGCCGGATCGAGTGGCGAAATCTCGAGCGTTGACATCGCGAACGACGATTGGCGGGACACGCACCGAAAGAGTCTCAGGCAGAATTACGGCAAAGCGTCGGCGTTCGAAGAGTGGTGGCCGATCTTCGACGACGTCTATGCGCAGTCGTGGGACTCGCTGTGTGAGCTGAATATTCACCTCGTTCGGACGATTGCAGATCACCTCGATCTCGAGTGTACGTTCGTCCGCTCGTCGGAACTCGATGTTGACGCGTCGAAAACGGACCGGATCGTTCGTCTCTGCGAGGAAGTGGACGCAGATCGGTACTTCTCGGGCACCGGCGCGCGCTCGTACCTCGAGCACGATCGATTCGAGGACGCCGATATTTCACTCGAGTATCAGTCGGTGACCCATCCCCGCTACGAGCAGCGATTCGACGAGTTCGTCCCGCAGTTGTCCATCGTCGATCCGCTCCTGAACGTTGGCACAGCGGAGACCGCCGAACTCCTTGCACAACTGGACGACCCATGA
- a CDS encoding DUF5804 family protein, protein MTRVCLIGTADCNLQYELLSRETSRDALATYDLERPFENSIALRTVSIGAAVSLLNDLNWYLTRFVDVALVQEPSVSDDEWLSRSLATDLRNGTLEPRETDKFCTVYGLERVGSEPESDAERGGEQPFDGAEREHVGEGDDVDGADADSSDSPGTVPTQWRLVEPLYVRRTDGELPEYDLRDVEETLVVRLTESEHAP, encoded by the coding sequence GTGACGCGCGTCTGTCTCATCGGGACGGCCGACTGCAATCTCCAGTACGAACTCCTCTCCCGAGAGACCTCTCGAGACGCCCTCGCGACGTACGATCTCGAGCGGCCGTTCGAGAACTCGATCGCGCTGCGAACCGTCAGCATCGGCGCTGCCGTCTCGCTGTTGAACGACCTGAACTGGTATCTCACCCGATTCGTGGACGTGGCACTCGTTCAAGAACCGAGCGTCAGCGACGACGAGTGGCTCTCGCGCTCGCTCGCCACCGACCTCCGAAACGGCACCCTCGAGCCCCGCGAAACCGACAAGTTCTGTACAGTCTACGGCCTCGAGCGCGTCGGTTCTGAGCCCGAAAGTGATGCGGAACGCGGCGGTGAGCAGCCCTTTGACGGAGCAGAACGCGAGCACGTGGGCGAGGGGGACGACGTCGACGGTGCGGACGCAGACTCGAGCGACTCACCCGGAACCGTCCCCACCCAGTGGCGACTCGTCGAGCCGCTGTACGTGCGCAGAACCGACGGAGAGTTGCCGGAGTACGACCTCCGCGACGTCGAGGAAACGCTGGTCGTTCGCCTGACGGAGAGCGAGCACGCGCCGTAG
- a CDS encoding thioredoxin domain-containing protein: MSLETLRPNPTWDEASYQDAVDTLTAHDDLVYKVWGGDWCKDCRKLLPNLGAALEAAEVPDERIEEYALDEDKQGEGVEEYDIEYIPTVVVETTDGDEVIRFVESEDLPPAVWLATQLEAQR, translated from the coding sequence ATGAGTCTCGAGACATTGCGACCGAATCCGACGTGGGACGAGGCGTCGTACCAGGATGCCGTCGACACGCTCACCGCACACGACGACCTCGTCTACAAGGTCTGGGGTGGCGACTGGTGTAAGGACTGCCGAAAGCTCCTGCCGAATCTCGGCGCTGCACTCGAGGCAGCGGAGGTCCCCGATGAGCGGATCGAGGAGTACGCCCTCGACGAGGACAAGCAGGGCGAGGGCGTCGAGGAGTACGATATCGAGTACATTCCGACGGTCGTCGTCGAAACCACGGACGGCGATGAAGTGATCCGGTTCGTCGAGTCCGAGGACCTTCCGCCGGCCGTCTGGCTCGCGACCCAACTCGAAGCACAGCGATAG
- a CDS encoding PLP-dependent cysteine synthase family protein has translation MKGSILDTIGSPLVQVDSPEGATVATKVESFNPGGSAKDRPALQMIRTAEREGAIEPGDWLVEPTSGNTGIGLALVCAAREYDLTIVMPADKSTERQQIMAAYGAELELVDGNMEAARERADELVEDGAIQLGQFENPANPEAHYRTTGEEIVEQVGERAIDAFVAGVGTGGTLSGTGRRLREEFPEMEIIAVEPDRNAVLSTGESGDDDFQGMGPGFVSDNLDRDLVDRVETVRLEDAEDECRRLAREEGLLVGQSSGATSLVAQRIAREIADPGLECPEPPSEFDESVAAPEPDGGEKADCPLVVTVFWDSGERYLSTGLFDLDS, from the coding sequence ATGAAAGGGAGCATCCTGGACACGATCGGCTCGCCGCTCGTCCAGGTCGACTCGCCGGAGGGAGCGACCGTCGCGACGAAGGTCGAATCCTTCAACCCCGGCGGCTCGGCCAAGGATCGGCCGGCGCTCCAGATGATCCGCACGGCCGAACGCGAGGGAGCTATCGAACCCGGCGATTGGCTCGTCGAACCGACCAGCGGGAACACCGGAATCGGCCTCGCGTTGGTCTGTGCCGCTCGAGAGTACGACCTGACGATCGTCATGCCCGCAGATAAATCGACGGAGCGCCAGCAGATCATGGCCGCCTACGGTGCCGAGCTAGAACTCGTCGACGGCAACATGGAAGCCGCCCGCGAGCGTGCCGACGAACTCGTCGAAGACGGGGCGATCCAGTTGGGCCAATTCGAGAACCCGGCCAACCCGGAGGCACACTACCGAACGACCGGCGAGGAGATCGTCGAACAGGTCGGCGAGCGAGCGATCGACGCGTTCGTCGCCGGCGTCGGCACCGGCGGCACGCTTTCGGGCACCGGCCGCAGGCTTCGCGAGGAGTTCCCCGAGATGGAGATAATCGCCGTCGAACCGGATCGAAACGCCGTTCTCTCGACCGGCGAGTCCGGCGACGACGACTTCCAGGGAATGGGTCCCGGCTTCGTGAGCGACAATCTTGACCGCGACCTCGTCGACCGCGTCGAAACGGTTCGACTCGAGGACGCGGAAGACGAGTGTCGGCGGCTGGCTCGCGAGGAAGGGCTGCTCGTGGGCCAATCCAGTGGCGCGACGAGTCTCGTCGCACAGCGAATCGCTCGCGAAATCGCCGATCCGGGCCTCGAGTGTCCGGAGCCGCCAAGCGAGTTCGACGAATCGGTGGCCGCGCCCGAACCCGACGGCGGCGAGAAGGCCGACTGCCCGCTCGTCGTCACCGTCTTCTGGGACAGCGGCGAGCGCTACCTCTCGACGGGGCTGTTCGACCTCGACTCGTAA